The Candidatus Dormiibacterota bacterium genomic sequence CATCTCGCTATGCGTACAGGCGCCCACGCAGCCGAATGAAGCCGTCGACATGCTTGCCGCTTGGATCTCGGTGCGTCCAATGAACGATCGGCATCTTCCCCGGGTCGTGCACCATTTCGCCTTGCACCTCGACGCGATCGCCGGAACGCACCGGTACGCGCGGGGCGAGCCCAACGTTGTCGATGACGTCGATCGGCCCGGCGGACGATTGGGCCGTAAATTCCTCGTGCGTGCAGTGGGTGTGCGTCCCGTAGAAATACGATGCCGCCGAAGTCACGGTCGCCTCGAAACGCACCTCGGCGGGCGCCGTCGACGTATAAGCGTTGGAGAGAGTCATCGGTGTGCCGCTCCTTGCAGGCCTCGCTCCATTCCCTCCGCGGGCGGGGGGCGCTAGGGGCGATGCGGACGATCGATACGAAACGCCTGCGCCTGGTCCCGGTCACGGTCAAGAATGCGAATGTTCTCTGGAACGTGCTGCAACAGCCGGATCTCCGCGAGCATCAGGATCTTCCCGATGTCGATGCCGAGCAATTCGCGCGCATGGTCGCGGCGCGGCCGGCGGCGATGCGACCCGGCGCGCATGGGCGCTTCGAATGGTTGATATATCGCCGAGGCGAGCCCGACCCGGTCGGCTGGGTCTCGCTGCGCATCGGCGATCGATCGACGACCGTCGCCGAGGTTGGATACAGCGTGCTGCGGGAGCAGCGGGGGCACGGGTTCGCCGTCGAGGCCGTCGGCGCGCTCGTCGATGAGAGCTTCAGCCACGGACACCTGCGGCTGGTGCGCGCCTATTGCGTGCCCGAGAATCTGCCGTCGCGAGCGGTGTTGGCTCGCACCGGCTTCGAGCGCGACGGCGTTCTTCCGAACGGAGCGACGGTTCAGGGCCGCGCGGTTGACGTTCTCGCCTTCGTCATCGAACGCGAGTCGTGGGAAGCAGCGCGTGAGCCGAGCCGCTAGCGGTCTTCGGGCTCC encodes the following:
- a CDS encoding GNAT family N-acetyltransferase yields the protein MRTIDTKRLRLVPVTVKNANVLWNVLQQPDLREHQDLPDVDAEQFARMVAARPAAMRPGAHGRFEWLIYRRGEPDPVGWVSLRIGDRSTTVAEVGYSVLREQRGHGFAVEAVGALVDESFSHGHLRLVRAYCVPENLPSRAVLARTGFERDGVLPNGATVQGRAVDVLAFVIERESWEAAREPSR
- a CDS encoding DUF3465 domain-containing protein; translated protein: MTLSNAYTSTAPAEVRFEATVTSAASYFYGTHTHCTHEEFTAQSSAGPIDVIDNVGLAPRVPVRSGDRVEVQGEMVHDPGKMPIVHWTHRDPSGKHVDGFIRLRGRLYA